DNA from Daucus carota subsp. sativus chromosome 1, DH1 v3.0, whole genome shotgun sequence:
TATATATTcaagagaagaaaaaaaatcgTCATTTAGGCATTTTTATCTCATGACGAAACACATGGCCAATATTTGACTAACCAAGCATTGTTGCAAAGAACACTACACCAAATATAGGCTTTTCTGACAGCCATTTTCTGACATAGCGCTCTTTGGTGTTTAATATCTGACGGGGGCTAGCATCTGACGGACAAGTGAGCTAACATCTGACAGAGCTCTGTTTGGTCGTCggaaattgaatattttatttatataatttggtgGCAAAAAAATTTTTTCCCGCTAAATGGACCTTCTGACAGCCGAACCCAGTTCTGTTAGAAGATgtcataaaatatatcaattttccttataaaaaaataaaaaacattttttttattaaaagaaaattaaattctgaAATGTTTTCTTGCCATTAGATACTTCTGACCGATAACCAGTCAGAAGTACTTGGACAAAAGAAACATTTTTAACACATAGCTACTTCTGACGGACAACCGGTCAGAAGTAttcaaaacaattatttttatcaattagATACTTCTGACGGATATCCCGTCAGAAGTACCTCTGTACCTACTGTCCACACACTTTCTTATcacttctcatctaacttttTTCATTCCAAGCCACATTCACTCTTCACTCTTCACTCTTTAAACATAGATGTATATTGACTAATGAATCAAGGCCAACATTTTGAGTTCATATCTTCCTTTCATCGATGTGAGTATTTAAAATTCTTGATAAATAACTTGTTGatgtttttatgtttaaattaaatttatgttGTGTGCATATGTGATTCATATACTTGTGTGCAAGTGTAGGTATATATGATATGTTTAAACTTTCATGAGCattcattaaaattgaataataaacataaacattattttgaatatttataattcaatatTGGTGTAAATTTTATCTTTGATTTATATGTCATTTTTTGCATTGTTTAGATGTCTATGGATCGTACTTGGATTGGTAGAAGATCCAATCCGAATGGTTATGGTTTTACAGACGAGTATTTTGCCGGAGTGGATGAATTTCTAGAATTTGCGCAAAGAAATTGTAGAGAGCCAAATGGTCTTATCTTATGTCCATGTAAGGTGTGCAAAAATCAGCACTTAAAGAGTGTAATGGAAGTCAAGTATGATCTGATTGCAGTTGGATTTCTCGAGAGTTATGTTGTATGGTATTATCACGGGGAAGTTGTTGCTAGTGGTTCGAGTAATCAACGACGAAATATTCAGTTTAGAGATGTGTTTGATCAAACAGAAATGTTGAGAGATGCGTTTGGGGAGGATTATATTAACCATGAAGAGCCTAACATGCAAGCAGCTGAATTTTTGAATAATGTGAATGGTTATGGGGCCCCTATATATCCGGGAAACACAAAATATACGCAGCTGACTTTTGTTATGAAATTACTACATTTTAAAAATCGTCATGGTTGTAGTGAAAATGGCTTTAATGAGCTGCTCTTCCTACTTCGAGATGTATTTCCGGAGCATCACAAAATACCAGAAAATTATAATGACTGTAAGAAGATGGTCAAGAAGTTGAACTTGGGTTACGAAAAAATACATGCTTGTGAGAATGATTGCATGTTGTTTTATGGTGATGATAGTCATAGAAAGTATTGCAAGCATTGTAAGTTGAGCCGATACAAAGATCCCAAGGTAGGGGGAGTCGTACAATTCCAAGGAAGATCTTAAGATATTTTCGTCTTACTGATCGTCTACAACGGCTCTATATGTCTGGACGTACTGCTGAACAAATGCGGTGGTACAAAAATAGAATTGTGACAGATGGAGTCATAACTCACCCTGCAGATGGAGATGAATGGAAAGAATTTGATAGGAATTATCCTGATTTTGCACTAGAAGGACGTAATGTAAGAATTGGGCTTGCAACTGACGGTTTCCCCCCTATAGCAATGGTACTTCAAGTCAGTATTCGGTTTGGCCAGTTGTGGTAGTTGTATATAATCTTCCGCCTTCTATGTGTATGAAAGATCCATACATGTTTATGACACTACTCGTACCTGGTCCAAATGATCCTGGCAAGAATCTTAATGTGTATCTTAGACCCCTAATTGATGAGTTGCTCCATTTGTGGCAAGTTGGTGTGCAGACATATGATGCTTTTACGAAGACTAATTTTACGCTTAGGGCTGCCTTATTATGGACAATGAGTGACTTTCCAGGGTTAGGCATGGTGAGTGGCTGGTCAACTCATGGGAAGATGTGTTGTCATGTTTGCATGGGGGAAGTCAAAGCTAAACAACTACCACACAGCAGAAAGTCCAGTTTTTATGGTTTACATAAGGGGTTCTTGGACAAAAGGAGAAAAAAACGGCGAACTGGATTAGCTGTTCGGACTATGTTGGAAGGAATAGATTTTCCACCACCTGGGAAGCCTCATTCCAAGGAAAGAGCAGATGGATTTGGTGTCTCACATAATTGGACGCATGTTACTTGCTTTTTCGACCTGCCATACTGGGATTCACTGCGTTTACGTCATTGTATTGATGTCATGCACACGGAGAAGAATGTCTTTGACAATTTCTTCCATACCATTATTAATAGTGTGAAATCAAAGGACACAACAAATTCCAGAATGGACTTGAAAGCTTTGGGAATCATGGAAGACTTATGGCTTAAAGGTACTCGAAAACCTCCAGCAAAATATAATCTTACACGAGAGCAATTAGGACTTTTATGTACATGGGTCAGAAAAGTGCAGTTGCCAGATGGTTGTTCTTCAAACATTAAAAGATGTGTTAAGGTCCCGGAATTAAAGTTTCAAGGCATGAAATCACACGATTGTCATGTATTTATGCAAAAGTTAATACCTTCTGCATTTCGTGAACTTCTCCCGGATGATGTGCTGAAAGCAATCTGTGacctttcaaattttttcaaagatTTATGCTCCACAACACTGCTTGCATCAGATTTGAAGAAAatggaaaaaaatatagttggAATTGTTTGCACACTAGAGACTATATTTGTGCCTAGTTTGTTTGATCCAATGGAGCATCTTCTTATTCATCTTGTTGAGGAGTGTAGACTTGGCGGCCCTTGCAATGTTCGTTGGCAATATGGACTGGAAAGACTACAGTACCGATTGAAACAGAAAGTGGGGAACAAAGCACGCGTTGAAGGTTCTATTGCAGAGCGTTATGTACAAGAAGAACTATCACATTTTTGTGCTATGTACTTCGAATCTAGCATTCAAACAGCTCATAATAGGCTAGGTCGTAATGAGGTGAATGATAATTTCCGTGATGCAGATAAACTAGAAGAATTTACATATCCTGTGAAACTCCAAGGGGCATACAGAAATTACCACTTGGATGAGGATTCATATCTCACAGCAGCACATTACGTTCTCACCAACATAGCTGAAGTAGCACCATATTCATATCTCAATAGATGAAAATATTGAGTATTCCAACATTAGTACTTCTCATTCATTCTAATATTATGATACATTTCTATATTTGCTTGATAAGACAGATAAACAAAATGAAGAACAAAACCATTTTGTTTTAAGTAACATAGTTTGTTATACACAAGTCTGAATATATATGGGAGCAGAGAACactttttagaatatatatgatAGTTTGTGTAAAGTGACCTCAAAATATTGCAGGACCAAAAAGAACATGCCTTTTTAACATTGATAAGAGTAGCAGGCATTTAGATGAAACAAGATATGATTTTTCATTGCAAAGAGCATGAAGCACAAAATTTTTAACAGAAAGATGGGTTGGCTCTTTATTTGTTTCTGCAAAATATTGACAAACTGTGCCAACTTAACGTGATtgctatatttaattatgtacTAAAGTAAGTTTAATGAATTAGATTAATATAAAAGATGTTTAATGATTCCATATGTGACATCCAAAACGGCTTTGCACTGATAAAATAAATTGGTATTAGGTCATTTTATTATCTCTATTTCCTCATCTAAAAACTAATCACATGTAATAGAGCATATAGATGTTTCTCATGAATTATTAGTTGACTTCATAGAGAAAATGATGAAATCTATTACCACTTATAGACTTGTTGTTAATGATAGATTATTACacttaatttgttttatttcaaaGAACAACTACACTTGTTTTGTTTACAGAACTACTACACTTTTGATCCTCAATATGCCACTGAAGAACAAGCACGTGCCTCTATTATAGAGCATATGCGTGACAACATGCGAAAGATTCTTAGTGAAGAAAAGGCTCGGGTTGACAAGAAGATTCGAAAAGATGGTGGAGATTATCTTAATCACAGACCTAAATATTTGAAACCTAAAGTTTGGGAAAAATTTTGTGAGTACTGGAACAGTGATCAATTTAAAAAGAGATCTGCCTCTGCTAAAGCCGCCAGAGGACATGTCAGGACCCCTCACACCTCTGGCTCTTATACATTTGACCGTCGTCGTAGGGTATGAATTGAtaatataatttacttttttaattataatcagTTTTACATTGCACTACATTTGACtttgtgttttgatgttttGCTTTATCATATAGAACTACAAAGATGAACATGGTGTAGAGCAAGAGATTATTGATCACTTTATAGAAACACATACATTGCGGAAAAAGAGGAAGAGTGAGCAGATTTCCAAGAAAGCAATTGACGATATCGTTgtaagttttaatatttaagttttttaCAATTACTTAAAAGAAACATAAATCATccctaaattatatataaataggaCTTGAATATTAGATCACtgctaaattaattttaaaaggacataatttattatatctttcATTATATTATAGGAGTAATAGTTGTTACCTGTAAGATTTAGTAGGTATGTTGTTTCTTTGAATATCTGAAGATATTAAAATGAATTTGATGAGAATGAGAGCTTTTATAGAAGATTACTTGTACCATTGGAATGCTTAGAGAGATTCTGGTAAAAAATTTACATGTTCATGTcccacaaaataatatatacttttcttgCCTACTTTGATTGTATTTTACTTGTTCAGTGACCTCAGGATTCCACATTTCTGCTTTTCCAATCATTGGCCCCTTCAGCATTTTGTTTTCATTGGCTTCTGAGATACCAATTATTTTCCGTTTATCAAgtgcaatatatatttatataactaaaaatatgcaatatattaTTATCAGCTAGCATATTGATTTTGTATTCTTCAAGTTTTCTTATCCTATATGGGAGAATAATGTCAAGTCACTGTAGAATTCTGAGGATATAAGTATCTTAACAAAACAAACATTCTTGATTTTAATTAGGACAAAAAAGAGTAGAAATATCAGATCATCGTGTAAGGCATtcatataatcatataatcagCCTTACCAACAATAACCTAACCCCACAACTTTTATATGTTAGTGATCAACttcttaaataattagataCTAAATAATTTGTTTACAGAAGCGCTACTTGGAGATATGCGCAGAGAAGGGCATCGATCCTAAAAAAACTCAGATTCGAAGTTGGATAGATGCTGTTGGTCTAAAGAAGAATAAAATTCTGGGATTTCCTAAGCTTCGAGCTTCTGATATTATCGGTATGATAAAATTTTTAGTAATTTACATTTCTTGTATTAAAAATGATAGCTgcattcatatattatttgtaatcTCATGTATTTTTGCATACTTGAACAGGCTATAAGGGACGTAGGGCGACCAGAAAAGGTGAGGGAGGGTCGGGAAGATCTACTCTCACTCGCCTACGCGATGATCTGCTTATGCGTGTAGTTGATGAAACCCTTGCCCATGCTCGGTCACATCCTCAAGATTACCAACTAACTGCAGATCAAATTCAGCTTCTTGCACAAGATTTTGTGGATGGAGAGTCTCATCTCCCTGCAGACCATCCTATTACGCAACAACTTCAGAACCAGATCATCCAGGTGATGGTTGACGTACTCAATCATTTGTACAAGACGCAGGGTCCAGGCAAAGTAAAGGTAAACATATTATGGAGTATAATTTAACAGTTGTCTACACCatataattatttcaaataattgTTTCCTTTTATTTTGTAGGGGAAAGCACATGCTGAAGATGATGGTGATGATCATGACGAGGGTGGTGGCGATAGTGATGACAATGACAATGATGGCGATGGCGATGTTGGTTCCTATAAGAGATCTGATGGTGCAATTAGAATCACAGGGTAGCTTACTTGGTTTTCATTTTAAGTAAGAGATATTTTGGTATTCTCTACAAGCTTTTGTACTCTTCAAATGTAGTGGACAAGTAGCTAGCTCTTTATGTTGTATGATATCCACGAAACTTTGCTACTGTTGGTTTTGCTTTGTATCTAAGTTTAACTTAAACTCGTGACTTTATGGTATTGTAAATTAGTAGCTTTTctttcaatttcggttgtgtTGATGGTTTAATGCTATAGCGGCTAGTTTATTATACAGAGGATATGTTTTAATGTTTGGAAGTCTATTTGGTATTGCTGTTGTTTGTTGTTGATTAGAGCCAATTTGGCTGGGAAATGAAAAAACAGGGTAAAGATCTCTTTGGCAGGGCAAACTTCCAACAACATGTCTGTCAAAAATTCGCAAAAGAAGCTGTCAAAAGTTTATACATGTGACAGCCATAATCGTCGGAATAACATACTTTTGACCGCAGGGAGGTTACACAACATTTGTTGGAAATTAATTCTTCTTACATACGAATTTTGTAAGGAGATAATATTTCTGACAAACAATACAGTCAGTAGGAAGTTCACAACTTATGACAAGTTTTATCTGTCAAAAGGTTGGtgttattttttaatgtaaaattatttttatttaattttcttttttatttaattgtgaACTTCCGACAGATAGGTTGTAagaattttgtttttgatttctattattatttaatagaaattcatttaaatatgaataaattatatttctgaCAATGATGTCCGTCAGATGTTAAGTTTAATACTATAATATGCATGAAGTAGGCCCCACATTTATCTTCCGACAAAACTGAAATTTCCAACGAGTTTCAGAACTTTTGACTACAAGTTTTCCGACAAACGTATCCTGTCGGAAGAAAGCATTCTTCTGACAGAATGCAAGCTAAAATGGCTGTCGGAAATACCTGTATTTGGTGTAGTGGAAACCAAATGGACACCGGAAAAGTGAAAAAGATGTagtatgatttaaatattttagattttagtgTAATTGAACCTCCTTTGTTAATGTTGTCTTTTGGGTATCAAAGCACGTTAATAAAGTTAGAGATCAAATtgtgtaataaaaaaatttcaaacgtcatatatatatatatatatatatatatatatatatatatatatgtccttCTTAATTTactatgataaattaatatttatatcaaatattatataattgtacaAATTAATTAGAAATTACAAACTGAAGAGAACAATGAAAATGAAGAACCAATGTTCTCCATGTCTCAAGCAAAAGACTTACCTTTCGGAAAATGGATTTATGGCTCAACTGCTAAAAATACTTCAAGATATTGTGCCTctcataattatgatttaattctTGGAAGCTTTGTCAATCCATGGTCCGTTGGTCATGAACTTGTGTATAGATAAAATTGTGGATTTCTTGTGTTACGATTTAGAACGAGAAATGTGTGAAGAGGGCTATTATATCGATGTTCATTTGGCTCACTTAAGgtcttaatttgaatttaatgctACTTAGAAATATGAACAAAGTAATAAGATGATATTAACTTCAGTAGAATTTTCGGTATTTATTGGAGAATCATAATTTTGCGTTAGAGTTTTTTTTGTATGGATACGATGTTACCCCCACCCCCCATAACGAGACTCTAGATGAGGGCAAAGGCCCAATTTTCTGGTCAAGTATGAGTCATTTCAAACCCTTGAGCTACCCATCCTTAGTAAACATAATATCTTGTCATGTGAACATGTTTTTATGCTAGTCCGCTGTAATAATCTCGAGGGGGGTGCACCTTTTGTGGGCTTTGGATATGTTGTGGCcttataaactaaaattttaataaataaaaatatttcatgaaATTTAATACTAGAATATAAAATTCTTTAGGCAACAATCTATATTTATAAGATCGCATATTAATCTAAAGAAGCGGAGAGTACTACTAAATTTAACAGCTCTGGTAAGtatgaataaaaaatgaaaattcaaaatttactaatattcatatttcattttcaatttcaaaa
Protein-coding regions in this window:
- the LOC135150862 gene encoding uncharacterized protein LOC135150862; its protein translation is MSGRTAEQMRWYKNRIVTDGVITHPADGDEWKEFDRNYPDFALEGRNVRIGLATDGFPPIAMKRYLEICAEKGIDPKKTQIRSWIDAVGLKKNKILGFPKLRASDIIGYKGRRATRKGEGGSGRSTLTRLRDDLLMRVVDETLAHARSHPQDYQLTADQIQLLAQDFVDGESHLPADHPITQQLQNQIIQVMVDVLNHLYKTQGPGKVKGKAHAEDDGDDHDEGGGDSDDNDNDGDGDVGSYKRSDGAIRITG